Genomic DNA from Alkalihalobacterium alkalinitrilicum:
GTTGTTCCCCACCTGAACTCATATAAGTGGTATGGGAAGGTAACTAGAGTAGTCGGTTTAATGATTGAGTCAAAAGGTCCACAAGCGTCGATAGGAGACCTGTGTTATATTCATCTAGGAAAATTGCAAAAAACGAAAGTTATGGCTGAAGTCGTCGGTTTCCGAGAAGAACATGTTTTACTTATGCCTATTAATGGTACAGGTGAAATATCACCAGGAAGTTTAGTGGAAGCCACAAGACATCCGCTGCAAATAAAAGTCGGATCTGGTTTAATTGGAAAAATTATTGATGGTTGTGGTCAACCGCTTGATCGCTCCCCTTTACCAGATGGATTATCATCTTTCCCTACGGATAACGACCCACCAAATCCGTTAGAAAGACCAAGAATTACAGAACCGATGAGTATCGGTATACGGTCAATTGATAGTGTCTTAACAGTCGGAAAAGGTCAGAGAGTTGGTATTTTTGCTGGTAGTGGTGTTGGTAAAAGTACGCTATTATCGATGATCATAAAAAACTCTGATGCGGACCTAAATATAATAGCGCTGATCGGAGAACGTGGACGAGAAGTTAGAGATTTTATAGAGCGGGATTTAGGTGAAGAAGGGCTTAAAAAAAGTATTGTAGTAGTTGCTACATCAGATCAACCTGCATTAATGAGAGTTAAAGGCGCAATGACCGCTACGGCAATTGCAGAATATTTTCG
This window encodes:
- the fliI gene encoding flagellar protein export ATPase FliI — encoded protein: MEARDLINVVPHLNSYKWYGKVTRVVGLMIESKGPQASIGDLCYIHLGKLQKTKVMAEVVGFREEHVLLMPINGTGEISPGSLVEATRHPLQIKVGSGLIGKIIDGCGQPLDRSPLPDGLSSFPTDNDPPNPLERPRITEPMSIGIRSIDSVLTVGKGQRVGIFAGSGVGKSTLLSMIIKNSDADLNIIALIGERGREVRDFIERDLGEEGLKKSIVVVATSDQPALMRVKGAMTATAIAEYFRNQGMHVNLMMDSVTRFAMAQREIGLAVGEPPTTKGYTPSVFAMLPRLLERSGTSANGSITAFYTVLVDGDDLNEPISDAVRGILDGHFVLDRKLANKGQFPAINVLKSVSRVMHDIVSQNHLVAAERLRTLLSTYYESEDLINIGAYKRGSSREVDLAIQAYPNIISFLKQGIKEDSNLVKAVTMLQEQIGKGE